The genome window TTATCTGCTTTAATTGGTGCAATTCTGGTCCTAATAGCAGATACAATCGGTCGAACTTTATTCCTTCCAATTGAAGTTCCTGCGGGAATATTTACGGCTGCTATTGGAGCGCCCTATTTCATTTTTCTTTTATATAAGCAGCGAAAAGTATAGGAAGGAGAAGTTAAACAAATGGTTCTTTTAGAGACAAATTCCTTGACCTTATCTTATGGAGATACAGTCATTATAGATGATTTATATATGAAGATTCCTAAAGGAGAAATCACTGTGTTTATTGGCAGTAATGGCTGTGGAAAGTCAACACTGTTACGTTCATTAGCTCGTTTATTAAAACCGCAATCTGGATCGATTTTAATTGAAGCACAAAAAATTTCTGAGCTCTCCACCAAAGAAATCGCCAAACAATTAGCAATTCTTCCGCAAGGCCCTGTTGCTCCAGAAGGGTTAACGGTTTTGCAATTAGTAAAACAAGGACGTTATCCATATCAAAAATGGTACAGACAATGGTCGGAGGAAGATGAACAAATCGTTCATAACGCTCTTGAGGCGACTGGTATGTCTGCACTGAGCGACCGTCTAGTGGATTCGTTATCTGGAGGACAAAGACAACGTGCCTGGGTTGCAATGACCCTTGCACAAAATACCAATATTATCTTGCTGGATGAACCGACAACCTATCTAGATATGACCCACCAAATCGAGGTACTAGACTTATTATTCGAATTAAATGAAAAAGAAAATCGTACGATTGTAATGGTTCTTCATGACTTAAATCTAGCCTGCCGCTATGCCAATAATCTAATTGCAATTAAGGATAGATCTGTTTATGTGCAGGGAAAACCGGAAGAAGTAATTACAGCGAAAATGGTTAAAGACGTTTTTAACTTAGAATGTGAAGTGACTGTAGATCCTCTCTTTGGGACGCCATTATGTATCCCTCATGGCAAAGGTCGCAATATTAAAAAAATGCATAGGGAGGCGCTTATTAATAGCTGATTTGTCCGAAATTGCTAAAACGCGTTTAGGGTAGCTATGAAAGTTAATCGCAATTTAGTCGAGATTATCCTCGGATGTTTGGTCTTCCACCAAGGGAGGATTTTAATTGATTCAGAGAAAAATCAGACAAAAGATAATCAGTGCTACTCTATGCTTTTGCTTTTTTCATACAAAGTATCTGAAAGAAATAGGAGAGGAGATTTATCACTAAGGAGAAGGGGCAATGGAGAAGTATTGCCTTTTTACGCGAAAAAAAAATCGCCCCTTCATTTTATCTTGTCGCTTACTGACCTAAAGCTGGTTCATTTCGACACACATCAGAATAAAGGCGCCAGCGCCATGTAAATCGTTTTCGCTAGTAGGACGGGCAATATAGTGGTGGTAATCCCCAATACCTGTACCAATGCAGATATTACCAATGATTAGATTTCCATTTGTATCATATTTTAATGTATCAATCACACCTTGATAGCCTTTCTGAGCAAATGGCAAATACTTGTCTTCTAGATAGCCTAAACGGACTGCTTTAGCGATGGCATGAACAAACAAAGAGGAGCAAGAGTTTTCCAGCCAGTTGTCGGATAAATGTCCTTTATCAATTACTTGATACCATAAACCACTTTTCGAATCTTGGTATTTCGTTAAAGCAATTAACAGGTCTTGAAGCATACTTGTCAATGCCTTTTTATCTTTGTGGTCTTCAGGAAGGTAATCTAATATTTCCAAGAGAGCTACAGGAACCCAGCCAATTGCTCTGCCCCAAAATTCTGGAGCGGCTCCAGTAATGGGATCTGCCCATTCGGCAGCTTTGGTTTCATCCCAGCCATGATATAACAAGCCAGTTTCTGGATCCTTCGTATGTTTCTCCAGTAATAGTGCTTGGTGTGTGATCATGTCAGCGTATTCTGTTTCTCCGAAGGTTTTTGCAAACTGGACGGCAATAGGGCCTCCCATATACAATCCGTCCAGCCACATTTGATTTGGATAATGTTCCTTATGCCAGAAACCGCCAGAGGGATTGCACTTTAAGGTCTTTAATAAGGGAACAATATGATAAAGTGCTTTTTTGTATCGTTCATCGCCTGTTTGTTCATAAAGATTGAAAAGAAGCACACCTGGCTGCATATCATCCAGTTCATCTGTTTTTAATTTGGTGACGCTTCCATCTTCGAGAACATGGCTGTCGACCCATTTCTTAATATAAGAAAAATACTTATCTTTTTTCGTCTCTTTCCAGCATTTCTCCATCCCAGATAAAAAGACTCCTTGATGATAATGAAATCGTTCTGGCGGAAGTTGTTCAGGTTCAAATTTAGTCATTATTGTTTCGCAAGCCTTCTCCGCCCATTGAATAGGAGTTAAAGTTTCATTTGCCTTCACATAAGTACTAGATTCAGAGAATGTCATCCAGATATTCCTCCTTCTTAAATATAAGACTAGGGTAGCACAGAAATATGTACTTTTTTTGCGAAAAAGTCTAAAAACTTCTTATATCTTGCAATTTTAAGTGCGTATAATAAAGAGGGGCAATGGGGAAAGGGAGGGGAATAAACTGAGAGATATTTTATTTCATAATGCGGAGGAAACATTCATAGTGTCTCAGCGAAAAGCATTGAGCCATCATATGCCAACTAATCATTTCCATAGTACATTTGAAATCTACTATTTAATCTCTGGCAAACGGGAATTTTTTATTAAGGATCGAACCTTAGTAATTCATCAAGGAGATATTGTCATTATTTCTCCTAACATCCTCCATCGGACAACAAATACTGAAAAGCCAAAACATGAGCGATTTATAGTTAATATTCATGAAAAACATCTCGCGCAAATAAGTCCTTCTTATCTAGATATTTATCAACCATTGTTTGAGAATGATTACCTTATTATTAGTTGTCCGCTGAATGAGTTACTTACTATAGATAGTCTTACGCAAAAGGTTATTGAGGAGATTGAAGAGCAAAGACCAGGCTGTGAAATTTATGCTCAAACATTGATCCTGCAGATGCTCATTATTTGCTGCCGGCATATTAAGCAACACAACATGCAGCCAATAGAATCGCCGAGCCTGATGCACGAAAGAATCTCGGAGGTTGTACGCTATCTCAACAGCCATTATATGAACAAGCTGTCGCTCCAATCAGTGGCAGAGAAATTCTATATTAGTCCATACTACTTAAGTCGTTTTTTTAAAGAGGCAACTGGGTTTACCTTTGTAGAGTACTTGAACAGTGTGCGGATTAAAGAGGCAAAGAAGCTATTGGAGAATTCCTCTATGAAAGTAAATTTGATTTCCAAGAAAGTTGGCTTTGGAAGTGTTACCCATTTTGGCAGAGTATTTAAGGAAGTGACCGGATATGTTCCATTACACTATAGAAAAATGAAGAGATAGGAAAGGTGATGATTGAATTGTCAGAAAGAATATTTACAAGACTGGAGTATTCTGCTAAACTAAACGAGAATTGTTAACGTTAACATTTTGATGATGATTTGTATATAAAGAATAAGACTATCTGTACTTTTGGAAGAAAATGAAAGCGTAAACATTACTTATCCATACCAACGAAGGATGGGAGACTTTTTATGAGGGCAAAACAGATTAGAATTTTTCTTGCGTCAGATTCAACTGTTCAGAAATATGAGGAGGAGAAATATCAAGGCGGCTGGGGAGAGTTCCTGCAAGATTATTTCACAAAGGATGTGCAAATAATGAATCATGCAATCGGAGGAAGAAGCTCGAAAACCTTTGTCGAGGAAGGTAGATTAAAAAGAATAACAGAGGAAATGGGTGCAGATGACTATTTATTGATCCAGATGGGTCATAATGATTCTACCAAAAGCAGGCCAGAGCGCTATACAAATCCTTTTACCACTTATAAGGAATATTTAAAGCTTTATATTAAAAGTGCGAGAATGTGCCAGGCTGAACCAGTATTAATAACTCCAGTTGCTCGATTACATCAGGAAAATGGGGAATTTATCAATGATTTCCCTGATTACTGCCAAGCAATGAAGGAAGTAGCTCAGGAAGAGAATGTTCCCTTACTGGATTTAATGGAAAGAAGCCTAAGCTTATTTGCAAAAATGGGCTATGCTGAAGTCGTTTCTTTTTTCATGGTATCGGTAAATAATACAGATCATACTCATTTTACAAAAAAAGGGGCGAATAGAATGGCAAAATTGGTTGCAGAGCAAATAAAAGAACAGATTTCTCGACTTTCCCCATATATATTAGTAGACACATACAAAGGATAAAATACTGCTATTCATGCTGTATTCCTATAAAACATCTATTCTAGTAAAAGAGTCGATGTTTTTGAATCCTCGCTATCGATACAACTTTTTAGAAAATATGTAAAACAATAGAACTGAAATCCATGGTGATACGCAATATATTGGGGTGGTCTTAATGGAATGGAATAGTTTCTTGAAACGTTTTCGCTGGAATGGAAACTTCCATCGAAATAGTTTTATTCTGATTTTGCTTATTACGAGTATTCCAGGTTTGATAACTGGTATCTTCATCTACTGGTTTGCCGTAGGCAAAGTAGAAGATGAGATTATGTTATCAAACGCTAATCAAATTGTTCAAAGAGCAAATAATATGAATGAACAATTTCGATACATAGAGGAATATGCAACCCATTGGGCATTTGAGCCGCGCTTTGGTGATTCCTTAAAAGATATCGACTTTGTAAAACAATTTACAGAGACTAATGATATAACTAAAACCTTATTATTATTGCAGGGGAGTCATAATTTAATTAGTAATGCAGTGCTTTATTTAGATTTTGATAAACCAATATTATTTGAGCCCTCCTACAATCCCTTGGATGAAAAAAAGAGTGATTTTTATCGTGGCTTACAATCTAAAGAAGCGGGGCTTCATTGGATAGAGTACGATGATAATAAAAATGACGATAATAAAAATTTAGCTTTTGTTAGTGAACTTCCCATCACTAGTAAGCAGCCGTTCGGATCCATTATTGTGACTATCGATCAGATGAAACTGCTTGAATTATTAAGGACACTGACTCCATATGATAATGGAGCAACGTTTCTATTAAATGAAGATAATAAAGTTATGCTTTCTTCCAATAGTACGAATCAGTCTAATTTTATTGATGCCCTAAGAAAAGAATTAGAGAAGCATAAGGAGAGGAATGGTTCTTTTCCATTTGAATACAACAAGATTATGTATTCTGTTTCTTTTGGTGATTTTGCACGTATGAATACAAATTGGAAGTATGTTTCTGCAGCACCAATGTCCTCTATAACAGCACCAATCGTTTTTATTTCAAGAATAATCCTAATTATAAGTGGTTCGGCCCTTATTCTCGCATTTATATTGTCCTGGTTTACTTCCATTAGAATTTATTCTCCTATTAGAAAACTTTTACAAAATTTAGCTGGTGACGAAACAAAGACTTTTAAACAATACGGCAAAGATGAATTCTCTATTATCGAGCATCGTTGGAAGGAGATGTCTCATAAAAGTAATCTAATGCAAGATACACTTTTGAAACAATTAATAGAGCTGAAGAATAGTTTTATATATAAATTAATACAAGGATACTCCTTCCATTATCATGAGGAAGACTTACGCCGAAAAATGGAGACATATGGCTGGGATTTGCAAGAGCAGTCTTTTATTGCTCTTGATCTTCAATTAACAGGAATGGCCGATTTAAAAGAAAGCTTTTCAGATAAAGATGAAGAGTTAATTACCTTTATGACGATTAATATCATGGAAGAGCTCGGGCAGGCAGCTTTTAAACAATTTAATGTCATAAAATTTTCTGATTTATCTGCAGGAATGCTCGTTATTTTCCCCAGTGATTCCTCCATCAAAAAAGAGTTATATAGCTTTGCGAAAAATGTAACGGATGCTGTTAATAAAATATTGAATTTACAAGTAACACTAACCATAAGTCATACAACAAATAGTGTGAAGGAAATTCCCTACATATTTGAAGAAGTGCGGACAGGAAAACGATTTAGAACGTTTGAAAACATTAATCAAATGATTGATTTACAGGAGCATAAAAATAGTGCTTGTGAGGCAGATTTTCACTATCCTTTTGCTACGGAAAAGGAAATACTGAAAGCTATTCGCATGGGACACAAAGAGGATATAGAAAAATTAATCAATAAATTTACGCAAGACTTAACAAAAAAAGAGATAAGCGAAATTTACATCCAACAAGCTGTTCTGCAATTATTTAGCAGTATTCAGCATGAGATATTGCATTCAGGGATTCATCCGAATGACTTGTATGAAGGGAGAAATATGTTCCGGGAGCTCTCACAAATGCGGGATCTTATCCGCATTAATACTTGGTTAATAAAGGATGC of Niallia circulans contains these proteins:
- a CDS encoding ABC transporter ATP-binding protein, which encodes MVLLETNSLTLSYGDTVIIDDLYMKIPKGEITVFIGSNGCGKSTLLRSLARLLKPQSGSILIEAQKISELSTKEIAKQLAILPQGPVAPEGLTVLQLVKQGRYPYQKWYRQWSEEDEQIVHNALEATGMSALSDRLVDSLSGGQRQRAWVAMTLAQNTNIILLDEPTTYLDMTHQIEVLDLLFELNEKENRTIVMVLHDLNLACRYANNLIAIKDRSVYVQGKPEEVITAKMVKDVFNLECEVTVDPLFGTPLCIPHGKGRNIKKMHREALINS
- a CDS encoding glycoside hydrolase family 88/105 protein; this encodes MTFSESSTYVKANETLTPIQWAEKACETIMTKFEPEQLPPERFHYHQGVFLSGMEKCWKETKKDKYFSYIKKWVDSHVLEDGSVTKLKTDELDDMQPGVLLFNLYEQTGDERYKKALYHIVPLLKTLKCNPSGGFWHKEHYPNQMWLDGLYMGGPIAVQFAKTFGETEYADMITHQALLLEKHTKDPETGLLYHGWDETKAAEWADPITGAAPEFWGRAIGWVPVALLEILDYLPEDHKDKKALTSMLQDLLIALTKYQDSKSGLWYQVIDKGHLSDNWLENSCSSLFVHAIAKAVRLGYLEDKYLPFAQKGYQGVIDTLKYDTNGNLIIGNICIGTGIGDYHHYIARPTSENDLHGAGAFILMCVEMNQL
- a CDS encoding AraC family transcriptional regulator; translated protein: MSQRKALSHHMPTNHFHSTFEIYYLISGKREFFIKDRTLVIHQGDIVIISPNILHRTTNTEKPKHERFIVNIHEKHLAQISPSYLDIYQPLFENDYLIISCPLNELLTIDSLTQKVIEEIEEQRPGCEIYAQTLILQMLIICCRHIKQHNMQPIESPSLMHERISEVVRYLNSHYMNKLSLQSVAEKFYISPYYLSRFFKEATGFTFVEYLNSVRIKEAKKLLENSSMKVNLISKKVGFGSVTHFGRVFKEVTGYVPLHYRKMKR
- a CDS encoding rhamnogalacturonan acetylesterase: MRAKQIRIFLASDSTVQKYEEEKYQGGWGEFLQDYFTKDVQIMNHAIGGRSSKTFVEEGRLKRITEEMGADDYLLIQMGHNDSTKSRPERYTNPFTTYKEYLKLYIKSARMCQAEPVLITPVARLHQENGEFINDFPDYCQAMKEVAQEENVPLLDLMERSLSLFAKMGYAEVVSFFMVSVNNTDHTHFTKKGANRMAKLVAEQIKEQISRLSPYILVDTYKG
- a CDS encoding AraC family transcriptional regulator yields the protein MEWNSFLKRFRWNGNFHRNSFILILLITSIPGLITGIFIYWFAVGKVEDEIMLSNANQIVQRANNMNEQFRYIEEYATHWAFEPRFGDSLKDIDFVKQFTETNDITKTLLLLQGSHNLISNAVLYLDFDKPILFEPSYNPLDEKKSDFYRGLQSKEAGLHWIEYDDNKNDDNKNLAFVSELPITSKQPFGSIIVTIDQMKLLELLRTLTPYDNGATFLLNEDNKVMLSSNSTNQSNFIDALRKELEKHKERNGSFPFEYNKIMYSVSFGDFARMNTNWKYVSAAPMSSITAPIVFISRIILIISGSALILAFILSWFTSIRIYSPIRKLLQNLAGDETKTFKQYGKDEFSIIEHRWKEMSHKSNLMQDTLLKQLIELKNSFIYKLIQGYSFHYHEEDLRRKMETYGWDLQEQSFIALDLQLTGMADLKESFSDKDEELITFMTINIMEELGQAAFKQFNVIKFSDLSAGMLVIFPSDSSIKKELYSFAKNVTDAVNKILNLQVTLTISHTTNSVKEIPYIFEEVRTGKRFRTFENINQMIDLQEHKNSACEADFHYPFATEKEILKAIRMGHKEDIEKLINKFTQDLTKKEISEIYIQQAVLQLFSSIQHEILHSGIHPNDLYEGRNMFRELSQMRDLIRINTWLIKDAITPYIERLEGRKNLELKRIVEQVVSKLEENYMNDISLESCSDEVGTNPYSLSKAFKQIVGINFIDYLTQLRMEKAKELLIHSDMKINDIAENVGYRHSYFNRIFKKQMGVPPSQFRKRNQESASL